The region ATGCACTAGCTCATGCCCTGCATGACCTGACACAGTGTCAGGATGGCAAAGGGCCCTTTAATGGTCACAGCTGTGCCAGAATATCTACCCTGCAGCCTTGGCAGGTGAAACTGAGAAATACATACATGCTTAATGAAGCATTGCACAAATGCCACATGCATTGCAGTGAGAACAAATACAAGCATATTTAGTTTAATGATTTTACAAGCCAAAATCAGGAATAGTATTATATTCAGGAGTTTATATAGTAAATATAATGTTCTTGTCAGTCAAAATCATGATTAACACCTGTTCTATCTGCCTGTCATGTCTCTTCTACTCACTGGTACAGGTTGTCCATTATCTACAGAGAGTGAATTTCACCACTGGCTTTGGGGACCGTGTATCCTTTGATATGAATGGAAATCCTTTGGCGATCTATGATATTATAAACTGGCAGCCAAACCCGGATGGGTCGATCAGGCTCCACACAGTTGGTGTGGTGGATGAAGCTGCACAGACAGACCATGTCCTTACACTGAATGAAAATGCTCTGTTCTGGAACTTTGAGACAAAGAAAGTAAATCACAAACTCATAAATAACAGGGAGcatataatgtgaaaaaaattagttatattttaaattaaatttgcaATACTATCAatttttctttatctttattcatttatccttTCTAGTCAGTGCATTCTGAACTCATGTGTCATGCATGGTAATTTCACCAATAGCAAATGTACAATAAACATACAGCAGAATTATTGCATTGCTGAACTGAATCTGGACTATCCATCCCTTAGCCACCAAGGTCCGTGTGCAGTGAAAGCTGCCCCCTGGGCACCAGAAGAGCCAGAAAGAAAGGCATGCCCATCTGCTGCTTTGACTGTCTGCCCTGTGCTGATGGAGAGATCAGCAACACAACAGGTGAACATGACCTTTATGTTTTATAAATGATAGAGCATACCATTAAAATGCgtgctgttattttatttttgttttttattttccctctttttcacTCACACAGATTCTAATGAATGCACTGCGTGCCCTGACGAGTTCTGGTCCAGCCCAGAGAAGGACCACTGTGTCCCAAAGGAGGTGGAGTTCCTGTCCTATGAAGAGCCACTGGGCATCTCCTTAACAACAGCTTCCCTGTTCGGCACATGCTTCTGCACTGGGGTTCTGATTGTGTTTGTGCATCACCGACACACCCCTGTGGTCCGGGCCAACAACTCTGAGCTGAGTTTCCTGCTGCTCCTGTCACTCAAACTGTGTTTCCTGTGTGTGCTGCTGTTCATTGGCCAGCCTCGGCTGTGGACATGCCAACTGAGGCATGTGGCATTTGGGATTAGCTTCGTATTGAGCGTCTCCAGCATCCTGGTCAAAACCATGGTGGTTGTAGCTGTGTTTAAGGCCTCTCGGCCAGAAGGCCAAAATGCTATGAAGTGGTTTGGGGTGGCCCAACAGCGAGGTACAGTGCTGGTCCTCACAGGCCTCCAAGTGGTTATATGTACAGTCTGGCTGGCTACAGCATCTCCCACACCCCACAAAAACACTCGCTACATCAGCTCAAAAATAGTCTATGAATGTGCTGTGGGTTCTGTGATGGGGTTTGCAACTCTATTAGGCTATATTGGCCTGCTGGCTGCTGTAAGCTTTCTTCTGGCCTTCTTAGCAAGGAACCTTCCAGATAACTTTAATGAGGCCAAATTCATCACCTTCAGCATGCTGATATTCTGTGCTGTGTGGATCACCTTTGTGCCTGCATACGTCAGCTCTCCAGGGAAGTATTCTGTGGCTGTCGAGGTCTTTGCTATCTTGGCATCTAGTTTTGGGCTGCTGGTAGCCATATTTACTCCAAAGTGCTACATTATACTGTTGCACCCTGAGCGGAATACCAAAAAGGTCATCATGGGTCGTGCACCACAAAATAAATAGctacaaaatattaattgtaGAATAACTGTACATTATTCAATTGCCTGCATAATAATATGTCTTATGTAAAGATTCATGAATCATTATATGTTGCATATTGTGTAAGATTTATACTGGATAATGGTTTTTCATATATGATCTTGATGGTCTCTGGAGACCTAGATCTGccaaaaagaagaataaaataataaatacataaatcagAAAACGACCGTTTTATTTTGTCCCTTGATTTCCTACTTCAGTGAGACCTTAATTTTGGACAATTAAATAGTATATTTCATACCTAACATCTTGTGGTTATTCTCTTAGAAAATATAATTCAAACAAAAAGGGGAGCATAGGATGTTTTTCACATTCCGACATagcaaagataaataaaaaaaaattataaagctGTAGGTTGCAACCCCTTTATTGGACTGTACTGGTTGTCCAGTGGAGCAGCTGAAatatttaactgtaaaatattggctaaaatgtaacttttatgcaaaatataaatacaagaTTTAATGTATAGTTATTTTTGTTAAAGTAGTCAGTCAGTAATCAGAATTTGGGTCAAGAAAGATGTAAGATTGCCTTGTTTAAGTCAAAGCAAAGCCAATGCAATGTTGATTGTTGAGTGAtattcacacatgcacagaaaatATGGCTTCTATTCTGTGTCAGCCACAGCAAGGCTTGGATTATTCAAGTATACTTTTATTAATACAAATGACAAAACAGCCAAATCCAAAGGCCAATGAGAGATTTAAAGTCATAAACTGGCAATGGTTCAGACAATCCGGAAATGGATTAGTATAGGCAAGACAAACTTGATAAACTGACCTCCTTGCTGCCATTTGGGGCCCAGCATACATGCAGTTTTATCTGAGAGGTTTTTTTGGTCTTACATATCTCGCCTTGACTTCCACAATTCCCCTTAACTgccatttcatatatatatatatatatatatatatatatatatatatatatatatatatatatatatatatatatatatatgggcagCTGTGGCTGAGGTGGTAATTGTAGGTTTGGCattttgattcctggcccacatgactccacatgccgaagtgtccctgggcaagacactgaaccccaagttcctcctagcaccttgcatggcagctctgctaccgctGTTGTGTGAGTATGAATGAGAAACAATGTAATGTGCTttgtagaacaaaaaaaaaaagagaaagaaatgtgctactctatatatatatatatatatacacacaaaaggATAATAATTGAATATTCATATACCTTACgaataacaacaaaatcacTTGTAGCAAAAGGACAATTAACCAAACGCAATCCATGTTGATAAATTCCTGAGACTGCTAAAGGACAATAAAAGACactaacatacagtatatgtatctTCATATGCTAGGAAAAGTAAATACCCTAAAATAATTATAAGAATCAACAGTTACATCACTTACATATAACCATATAAACATGTTGCCATGTTTTCCACAGAGGCTTATGTGACCTCaccagctataaaaaaaaaaaaaaaaactcaaccacatatttaccacagaaaaagaaggagacagagaagcacagggagagaaagatgtGGTATGGTAAatatctgtatatgtatatagccTGGAGCTCAGCATTGGCCATCTTCTACCACACATCTTTAGCTACTGGATTGGACTTAGACTCAGGATACTGTCAGCTCCGGGGTCACTTCAGGCTAAATGGGATGCACCGAGATGGAGACCTTATTCTGGGAGGCCTATTTGAGGTCCACTTTCTTACTGTGTTTCCAGAGTTGAGCTTCACAAGTGAGCCAGAACAGCCCTATTGTGAACAGTGAGTGGATTCAGCAAAGTGTAATAATGCGAATATGCAGAAACAGGGAACAGACACCATGGTTAACAGGAGATTTAATTTATTAAGTGAATTAATTCATTGAGATGATAATATGTTTGAAATTACTGATCTGTTGCCAAAAATTATTGCATGAACTGGTGTGCACGTGCATGAAAttaatgtgtatatttataaaaagCATACTTTGTTTGTACACAAAACAATGCAGCATGATTACACAATTGATTCAATAAACGCATTATTATATCTTCAATCATATGATCTATCTCTTTGTCTATGATATTGCCACAGGTTTGACATGGCAAGCTTCCAGCATGCAATGACTATGGTTTTTACTATTGATGAGATTAATAGAAATCCCAACCTGCTTCCTAACATCACACTGGGCTACCATCTGTATGACAATTGTGTGAAGCTTGCTGTGGCATTTCGGGCAGCCACAGCCCTGATCAGTGGAACTGATGAAGTTGCCTCCAGCCTGGTTGCCTCCAACTGCACTGGTTCTCCCCCGGTGATTGGGATAGTGGGGGACCCGGGTTCCACTCACTCTATTGCTATCTCTAGTGTCCTGGGGTTGTTTAAAGTGCCCATGGTAAAGATTCAGGGAAAGTTCAGTTTGTTTCTAACAACTGAGGAAAAATGTAGCTTGAGTTATATCTGTAAATCTGTAGCATCtatgatattattatatttgtactATTTATGTGGCAATAGATTAATTTCTGAATGCCATATCTCACATGTTCTGTCATTTTATGTCCtcctttattttgctttttttttctctcactttctatcAGGTAAGCTACTATGCCACTTGTTCCTGTCTCACTGACCGGCATCAGTTCCCCTCCTTTTTCAGAACAATCCCCAGTGACGCCTTCCAGGTGCGTGCCATTGTCCAAATCTTGAAACACTTCGGTTGGACCTGGGTGGGACTGGTGTACAGCAATGATGACTACGGTATCCATGCTGCCCACTCCTTCCACCAGGATGTTCAGGAACAGCTGGGTGGCTGTGTGGCTTACTCTGAGATGCTGCCAAGGGACAACAACCGCAGAGATGTGGAGCGTATTGTCAGAGTTATCAAAACCTCCACAGCCAACGTGGTGGTGGTAATTTCTACTGATGCCTACTTGTTGCCACTAATGGATGAAGTGTTTCTGAAAAATGTCACTGAAAAGCAGTGGATTGCTAGTGAGGCCTGGGCTACTTCACCTGTCTTTCTCACATCAAACCTGCTACCATTCCTTGGAGGAACTCTAGGCCTTGCCATCCGTCGTGGAGAGATTGCAGGGCTTCAGGACTTCCTGCTACATTTGCGCCCTGACATGCAACCCGCAAACAACATGGTGCGGATCTTCTGGGAGGAGATGTTCGGATGCAGGTTTGATTCAGATGGCATGCAGACTGCTGGGAAAGATAGAATAATGTTGTGCACAGGGGATGAAGATCTGAGCAGCACAAATACAGCATACAGTGATATATCTGAATTAAGGGCTtcttataatgtatataaagcAGTTTATGCACTAGCTCATGCCCTGCATGACCTGACACAGTGTCAGGATGGCAAAGGGCCCTTTAATGGTCACAGCTGTGCCAGAATATCTACCCTGCAGCCTTGGCAGGTGAAACTGATACAACTGTCACACATATTGCAgtgagaagaaaaatgtgtatatagtttTATATGTATGCTTTTACACCACACAATGAGGAATTCTTAAATTCTGTATTCACTCTACTTgaaacttatttaattatttcaaaacctctactgtttaaaaaaaaaaaaatgacgcaTGTAAAATAATTTGTAACGCTTAATGTTTAGTCATAGAAAaataagtgattttttttttctaaaagtctATGTAATTCTATCAGATGGAAGTGTAACACATTGCCCTAAAATGAGTTTATATTTTAGGTAAAATATTCATGTCAATCAAACACATGTTTAACACCTGTCCTCTCTGCTTGTCTCTTCTAATCACTGGTACAGGTTGTCCATTACCTACAGAGTGTGAATTTCACCACTGGCTTTGGGGACCATGTATCCTTTGACAAGAATGGCGATCCTTTGGCAATCTATGATGTCATGAACTGGCAGCCAAACCCAGATGGGTCGATTGGGGTCCACACAGTTGGTGTGGTGGATGAAGCTGCACAGACAGACCATGTGCTTGCACTGAATGAGGATGCTCTATATTGGAACTTTGatacaaagaaagtaaatgacATACACTTAAATCACAGTGAGCCTGTACTGTGTTAGAGAACCTGCttatatattaaattatgtACACGTGAAACAATGGCAAtttctcattatttttattcattcggCTAGTAAACATACAGCAGTAGTATTGCATTAGTGAACTGATGAATCTGGACTCTCCATTCATTAGCCACCAAGgtcagtgtgcagtgaaagCTGCCCCCTGGGCACCAGAAGAGCCATAAAGAAAGGCATGCCCATCTGCTGCTTTGACTGTCTGCCCTGTGCTGATGGAGAGATCAGCAACACAACAGGTGAACATGACCTTTATGTTTTATAAATGATAGAGCATACAATTAATATGTGTGCTATTCATTTTTGATAATCTCTCTTGCCCCATTCTCACtgtcatttttctctttctcttttcactcAGATTCTAATGAATGCATTGCGTGCCCTGACGAGTTCTGGTCTAGCCCAGAGAAGGACCATTGTGTCCCAAAGGAGGTGGAGTTCCTGTCCTATGAAGAGCCACTGGGCATCTCCTTAACAACAGCTTCCCTGTTCGGCACCTTCTTCTGCACTGGGGTTctgggtgtgtttgtgcatcACCGACACACCCCTGTGGTCCGGGCCAACAACTCTGAGCTGAGTTTCCTGCTGCTCCTGTCACTCAAACTGTGTTTCCTGTGTGTGCTGCTGTTCATTGGCCAGCCTCGGCTGTGGACATGCCAACTGAGGCATGTGGCATTTGGGATTAGCTTCGTATTGAGCGTCTCCAGCATCCTGGTCAAAACCATGGTGGTTGTGGCTGTGTTTAAGGCCTCTCAGCCAGAAAGCCAAAATGCTATGAAGTGGTTTGGGGTGGCCCAACAGCGAGGTACAGTGCTGGTCCTCACAGGCCTCCAAGTGGTTATATGTACAGTCTGGCTGGCTACAGCATCTCCCACACCCCACAAAAACACTCGCTACATCAGCTCAAAAATAGTCTATGAATGTGCTGTGGGTTCTGTGATGGGGTTTGCAACTCTATTAGGCTACATTGGCCTGCTGGCTGCTGTAAGCTTTCTTCTGGCCTTCTTAGCAAGGAACCTTCCAGATAACTTTAATGAGGCCAAATTCATCACCTTCAGCATGCTGATATTCTGTGCTGTGTGGATCACCTTTGTGCCTGCATACGTCAGCTCTCCAGGGAAGTATTCTGTGGCTGTCGAGGTCTTTGCTATCTTGGCATCTAGTTTTGGGCTGCTGGTAGCCATATTTACTCCAAAGTGCTACATTATACTGTTGCACCCTGAGCGGAATACCAAAAAGGTCATCATGGGTCGTGCACCACAAAATAAATAGctacaaaatattaattgtaGAATAACTGTACATTATTCATTTGCCTGCATAATATTATGTCTTATGTAAAGATTCATGAATCATTATATGTTGCATATTGTGTAAGATTTATACTGGATAATGGTTTTTCATATATGATCTTGATGGTCTCTGGAGACCTAGATCTGccaaaaagaagaataaaataataaatacataaatcagAAAACGACCGTTTTATTTTGTCCCTTGATTTCCTACTTCAGTGAGACCTTAATTTTGGACAATTAAATAGTATATTTCATACCTAACATCTTGTGGTTATTCTCTTAGAAAATATAATTCAAACAAAAAGGGGAGCATAGGATGTTTTTCACATTCCGACATagcaaagataaataaaaaaaaattataaagctGTAGGTTGCAACCCCTTTATTGGACTGTACTGGTTGTCCAGTGGAGCAGCTGAAatatttaactgtaaaatattggctaaaatgtaacttttatgcaaaatataaatacaagaTTTAATGTATAGTTATTTTTGTTAAAGTAGTCAGTCAGTAATCAGAATTTGGGTCAAGAAAGATGTAAGATTGCCTTGTTTAAGTCAAAGCAAAGCCAATGCAATGTTGATTGTTGAGTGAtattcacacatgcacagaaaatATGGCTTCTATTCTGTGTCAGCCACAGCAAGGCTTGGATTATTCAAGTATACTTTTATTAATACAAATGACAAAACAGCCAAATCCAAAGGCCAATGAGAGATTTAAAGTCATAAACTGGCAATGGTTCAGACAATCCGGAAATGGATTAGTATAGGCAAGACAAACTTGATAAACTGACCTCCTTGCTGCCATTTGGGGCCCAGCATACATGCAGTTTTATCTGAGAGGTTTTTTTGGTCTTACATATCTCGCCTTGACTTCCACAATTCCCCTTAACTgccatttcatatatatatatatatatgggcagCTGTGGCTGAGGTGGTAATTGTAGGTTTGGCattttgattcctggcccacatgactccacatgccgaagtgtccctgggcaagacactgaaccccaagttcctcctagcaccttgcatggcagctctgctaccgctGTTGTGTGAGTATGAATGAGAAACAATGTAATGTGCTttgtagaacaaaaaaaaaagagaaagaaatgtgctactctatatatatatatatacacacaaaaggATAATAATTGAATATTCATATACCTTACgaataacaacaaaatcacTTGTAGCAAAAGGACAATTAACCAAACGCAATCCATGTTGATAAATTCCTGAGACTGCTAAAGGACAATAAAAGACactaacatacagtatatgtatctTCATATGCTAGGAAAAGTAAATACCCTAAAATAATTATAAGAATCAACAGTTACATCACTTACATATAACCATATAAACATGTTGCCATGTTTTCCACAGAGGCTTATGTGACCTCaccagctataaaaaaaaaaaaaaaaaactcaaccacatatttaccacagaaaaagaaggagacagagaagcacagggagagaaagatgtGGTATGGTAAatatctgtatatgtatatagccTGGAGCTCAGCATTGGCCATCTTCTACCACACATCTTTAGCTACTGGATTGGACTTAGACTCAGGATACTGTCAGCTCCGGGGTCACTTCAGGCTAAATGGGATGCACCGAGATGGAGACCTTATTCTGGGAGGCCTATTTGAGGTCCACTTTCTTACTGTGTTTCCAGAGTTGAGCTTCACAAGTGAGCCAGAACAGCCCTATTGTGAACAGTGAGTGGATTCAGCAAAGTGTAATAATGCGAATATGCAGAAACAGGGAACAGACACCATGGTTAACAGGAGATTTAATTTATTAAGTGAATTAATTCATTGAGATGATAATATGTTTGAAATTACTGATCTGTTGCCAAAAATTATTGCATGAACTGGTGTGCACTTGCATGAAAttaatgtgtatatttataaaaagCATACTTTGTTTGTACACAAAACAATGCAGCATGATTACACAATTGATTCAATAAACGCATTATTATATCTTCAATCATATGATCTATCTCTTTGTCTATGATATTGCCACAGGTTTGACATGGCAAGCTTCCAGCATGCAATGACTATGGTTTTTACTATTGATGAGATTAATAGAAATCCCAACCTGCTTCCTAACATCACACTGGGCTACCATCTGTATGACAATTGTGTGAAGCTTGCTGTGGCATTTCGGGCAGCCACAGCCCTGATCAGTGGAACTGATGAAGTTGCCTCCAGCTTGGTTGCCTCCAACTGCACTGGTTCTCCCCCGGTGATTGGGATAGTGGGGGACCCGGGTTCCACTCACTCTATTGCTATCTCTAGTGTCCTGGGGTTGTTTAAAGTGCCCATGGTAAAGATTCAGGGAAAGTTCAGTTTGTTTCTAACAACTGAGGAAAAATGTAGCTTGAGTTATATCTGTAAATCTGTAGCATCtatgatattattatatttgtactATTTATGTGGCAATAGATTAATTTCTGAATGCCATATCTCACATGTTCTGTCATTTTATGTCCtcctttattttgctttttttttctctcactttctatcAGGTAAGCTACTATGCCACTTGTTCCTGTCTCACTGACCGGCATCAGTTCCCCTCCTTTTTCAGAACAATCCCCAGTGACGCCTTCCAGGTGCGTGCCATTGTCCAAATCTTGAAACACTTCGGTTGGACCTGGGTGGGACTGGTGTACAGCAATGATGACTACGGTATCCATGCTGCCCACTCCTTCCACCAGGATGTTCAGGAACAGCTGGGTGGCTGTGTGGCTTACTCTGAGATGCTGCCAAGGGACAACAACCGCAGAGATGTGGAGCGTATTGTCAGAGTTATCAAAACCTCCACAGCCAACGTGGTGGTGGTAATTTCTACTGATGCCTACTTGTTGCCACTAATGGATGAAGTGTTTCTGAAAAATGTCACTGAAAAGCAGTGGATTGCTAGTGAGGCCTGGGCTACTTCACCTGTCTTTCTCACATCAAACCTGCTACCATTCCTTGGAGGAACTCTAGGCCTTGCCATCCGTCGTGGAGAGATTGCAGGGCTTCAG is a window of Ictalurus punctatus breed USDA103 chromosome 4, Coco_2.0, whole genome shotgun sequence DNA encoding:
- the LOC124627843 gene encoding extracellular calcium-sensing receptor-like translates to MHRDGDLILGGLFAVHFVTVFPELSFTSEPEQPYCEQFDMANFQQAMTMVFAIDEINRNPNLLPNITLGYHLYDNCVKLAVAFRAATALISGTDEIASGLNCTGSPPVIGIVGDPGSTHSIAISSVLGLFRVPMVSYYATCSCLTDRHQFPSFFRTIPSDAFQVRAIIQILKHFGWTWVGLVYSNDDYGIYAAHSFHQDVQEQLGGCVAYSEMLPRDNNRIDVERIVRVIKTSTAKVVVVISTDAYLMPLMHEVFLKNVTEKQWIASEAWATSTVFLTSRLLPFLGGTLGLAIRRGEIAGLQDFLLHLRPDMQPANNMVQAFWEEMFRCRFDSDGMQTALENERMLCTGDEDLSSRNTAYNDTSELRASYNVYKAVYALAHALHDLTQCQDGKGPFNGHSCARISTLQPWQVVHYLQRVNFTTGFGDRVSFDMNGNPLAIYDIINWQPNPDGSIRLHTVGVVDEAAQTDHVLTLNENALFWNFETKKPPRSVCSESCPLGTRRARKKGMPICCFDCLPCADGEISNTTDSNECTACPDEFWSSPEKDHCVPKEVEFLSYEEPLGISLTTASLFGTCFCTGVLIVFVHHRHTPVVRANNSELSFLLLLSLKLCFLCVLLFIGQPRLWTCQLRHVAFGISFVLSVSSILVKTMVVVAVFKASRPEGQNAMKWFGVAQQRGTVLVLTGLQVVICTVWLATASPTPHKNTRYISSKIVYECAVGSVMGFATLLGYIGLLAAVSFLLAFLARNLPDNFNEAKFITFSMLIFCAVWITFVPAYVSSPGKYSVAVEVFAILASSFGLLVAIFTPKCYIILLHPERNTKKVIMGRAPQNK
- the LOC124627211 gene encoding extracellular calcium-sensing receptor-like encodes the protein MWYGKYLYMYIAWSSALAIFYHTSLATGLDLDSGYCQLRGHFRLNGMHRDGDLILGGLFEVHFLTVFPELSFTSEPEQPYCEQFDMASFQHAMTMVFTIDEINRNPNLLPNITLGYHLYDNCVKLAVAFRAATALISGTDEVASSLVASNCTGSPPVIGIVGDPGSTHSIAISSVLGLFKVPMVSYYATCSCLTDRHQFPSFFRTIPSDAFQVRAIVQILKHFGWTWVGLVYSNDDYGIHAAHSFHQDVQEQLGGCVAYSEMLPRDNNRRDVERIVRVIKTSTANVVVVISTDAYLLPLMDEVFLKNVTEKQWIASEAWATSPVFLTSNLLPFLGGTLGLAIRRGEIAGLQDFLLHLRPDMQPANNMVRIFWEEMFGCRFDSDGMQTAGKDRIMLCTGDEDLSSTNTAYSDISELRASYNVYKAVYALAHALHDLTQCQDGKGPFNGHSCARISTLQPWQVVHYLQSVNFTTGFGDHVSFDKNGDPLAIYDVMNWQPNPDGSIGVHTVGVVDEAAQTDHVLALNEDALYWNFDTKKPPRSVCSESCPLGTRRAIKKGMPICCFDCLPCADGEISNTTDSNECIACPDEFWSSPEKDHCVPKEVEFLSYEEPLGISLTTASLFGTFFCTGVLGVFVHHRHTPVVRANNSELSFLLLLSLKLCFLCVLLFIGQPRLWTCQLRHVAFGISFVLSVSSILVKTMVVVAVFKASQPESQNAMKWFGVAQQRGTVLVLTGLQVVICTVWLATASPTPHKNTRYISSKIVYECAVGSVMGFATLLGYIGLLAAVSFLLAFLARNLPDNFNEAKFITFSMLIFCAVWITFVPAYVSSPGKYSVAVEVFAILASSFGLLVAIFTPKCYIILLHPERNTKKVIMGRAPQNK